Within the Candidatus Dependentiae bacterium genome, the region TTACTAATCTGCATGTTGCACTTGAATCAGCCCTTGCTATCGTCAAAGGGCTTAATCTTACTGTTCAGCCAGGGACCCTTCATGCAATCATGGGGCCAAATGGTTCGGGCAAAAGTACGCTAGCACTTACCCTTATGGGGCATCCGCGTTACACCATTACACAAGGATCAATGGTTTATAAGGGCCAGGATTTGGCGCAGCTGTCTCCTGACAAGCGCGCAAAATTGGGCATATTTCTAGCCTTTCAGCATCCATACGAAATTCCGGGTGTCACTGTTCTTACTTTTCTCAAGGAAGCCCATCAAGCAGTGACGGGCGTTCAAAGTTCGGTCAAAGATTTTAAGGCATTGCTTGAAAGCAAGATGGAACTTCTTTCTATGGATCCATCCTATGTCTATCGCAGCTTAAACGACGGCTTTTCTGGCGGTGAAAAAAAACGCCTTGAAATGTTGCAATTATTGGTGCTCAAACCAAGCCTGGTGATTCTTGATGAAATCGATTCTGGGTTGGATATCGATGCGCTCAAGGTTGTTGCTGCAGGATTGAATCAGCTC harbors:
- the sufC gene encoding Fe-S cluster assembly ATPase SufC; the encoded protein is MLSITNLHVALESALAIVKGLNLTVQPGTLHAIMGPNGSGKSTLALTLMGHPRYTITQGSMVYKGQDLAQLSPDKRAKLGIFLAFQHPYEIPGVTVLTFLKEAHQAVTGVQSSVKDFKALLESKMELLSMDPSYVYRSLNDGFSGGEKKRLEMLQLLVLKPSLVILDEIDSGLDIDALKVVAAGLNQLKVDNPECAIIMITHYQRMLDYIKPDHVHVMRDGQIVASGDAQLAHDLEHKGYDAY